The Bacteroidota bacterium genome includes the window TAATGAAAACATGTAAACACTATCATTATTCAAATTAATTTTTGAGCCTAGAATAAGGTCTTCTAGCACTACACAGTTTTTATTATCAGGTAAATTCATCAGCGTTTTTCTTAGTGTGTACGTTCCATTAACGCCCGCCTTTACATATATAGGAATTGAAAAGTATTGCAACGAGTCTGAATAGGTGTTAATACAAACCTGCACAGAATCGTCTGTCTCTGTACTTAAATAAGGAGTGCTAGGATTGCCGCTTGCTATTTTTAAAGCATCAAACAAGCTATCGTTATTATCAGTAGCTCCTTGTTTAAAACGAATCAATGTTTCATCAAAATAATTATTCTGATTATTGGTTAATTTCAACTGAATTGCAAATGGCTGATTCATGTTTTGTTTCCAAAACTGGGTAGAAGGATTTGTATTTGTTTTAACACTCTCTGTCATATCCAAAACAGGGCTTGCAGCTGAAGCCTTTACCATAAATCCTTGTCCAGAGGGAATAACATTAGAACCTCCATTTATTCCTGGACCACCTAACGGATACGTTGCATAATTCTGTGCAGCATCATTCCAATAATAAATTGTGTTGCCTTGAATATTTGTTCTTGTCCATCCACTGCCGGCATCCCAATCAATAGCGCTAGGATATGGATTACTAACTAAGTTCCATCCATCGTCTGCGTGAGGAGTTGAATTGTATGTTACAGGCAAACTAATTGGGCCTTTGTTCGGAGTACCTGTTAAATCTAGCGTTACAGGTATATTCGTAGAGTAAAAGTAAATTGCGTATCCTTTGCCAGGTATCATGGCATCGCTTATATCACTAGGAATAGTCCATCCATTTGAAAAACTACCTGATGCCGCTTCGTTATATGTATACACATTGCACCACCATCCGGGAGCTGTTGCACCAGGAAATCCATCCATTCGTATTTCAGGTGTTAAGCCGGCCAGAGTGGCATTGCTTATAGGAGCTGAAACATATCTGTATCCTTGTGCTCCTGATACATAACGCTGCATCGTTATATCCCCGGAAAAATTAGCTGGTGTTCCCAAAGCAGCAATACCGGCTGTTCTGGAAGCACTTGAAAGCAATGTTAAAAAATTATTTGTCGTAAATAGTCCGGTTCCACTCAAGGTAAGTTCGTTTACTAATCGCTGTGCGCTAGACAGACTAACACTTGCGCCATTAGCAACAGTTATATTATAAAAATCTGTTTGTGTTCCACTGATTGCTTGCGCTACACTTCCATTAAAATTTAAGGTGGATGAATTTGTTGTAGCATCAATAGTTGCGCTACCTGCCACTGAAAAATTGCCTGCAATGTTTGTTGTTCCTGTTAACAGTGTTTTTACACCGGCATTAGAAACCGACAAATTGTGGTAACTTATTTGTGCGATACTTTGAGCTCCACTTCCGTTGTAAACAATAGATGTTGAATTTGCAGTAGCATTAGCTGCGGCAGTACCGGTAACTGTGAACGTGCTAGCTATATTAGTGGTTCCGGCTGCAATTGTCTTAGTTCCTGCATTCGAAAAAATTAAATCATTATAAGAAGTATTCCTTACTATTTGCGCGCCACTACCATTATAATCAAATGTGCCTGTGCCACAAGTAAATGTACCTGTTTGTGTGTTGTTTCCGCCTAAATTAATTCTGCCTGTACTTGTTGATAATCTTCCTGCACCACTTAGTGTTCCGGTTACACTAAGAGTATTGGTAGTAATACCAAATGTGGTATTAGTTGCTCCTAATACCAAATTACCTAAAACAGAAGTAAGAGTTCCTGTAGGAGCTTTAGTTACCGTAGAAGTGCCACCGCTTACTGTCAGGTTTCCATAATTGGGAGTAGATGATATTGACTGCGAAGCTGTATTAGATTGATATGTAACTGTACTGGTTGCATTCAAACTAATATTAGCAGTTGTAAAATTGGTTGGAAAACTAACTGCAGTTGCAGATGCTGTTGTTCCTAGAGTAAGTATAGTACTCGCAGCCATTGACATTATACCCGTTGCATTACCCGTTATTTGAAACGTACTACTACCAAGTGTTCCTCCAGAAATGGTTAAGTTCCCATTTACAGCTGTAGCAGCACCAATTGTAGAGGTGCCGGCATTGCTAATAATTAAATGATGATAGGTTGTACCTCGTACCGTTTGTGTTCCGCTACTCGTATATTCAAACGTTCCTGTACCGCAAGTAAAAGTACCCGTTTGGGTATTATTCCCTCCCAAATTAATTCTTCCGGTAGTTGTTGATAATCTACCAGCCCCACTTAGTGTACCTGTTATACTAAGTGTATTTGTACCAACAGCAAAAGTAGTATTAGCAGTACCCAATACCAAATTTCTTGTCACGGTGGTTAAGGCTCCACTAGGAGATTTACTTATAACGGTTACTCCACCACTAACCGTTAAGTTTCCATAGGTAGGAGTAGATGAAATAACTTGTGCAGCAGTATTTGCTTGATAGGTAACAGTACTGGTACTACTTAAACTGATATTTGCTGTAGTAAAATTAGTTGGAAAACTAACCGCAGTTGCCGAAGCCGTTGTGCCCAAAGTAAGAGCGGTACTAGCTGCCATAGACATTATTCCAGTTGCGTTGCCTGTTATTTGAAACGTACTGCTGGCAAGTGTTCCTCCGGAAATAGTTAAATTGCCATTGACAATCGTTGCGGCTCCAATGGTAGAGGTACCCGAATTACTTATAATTAAATTATGATATGTTGTACCTCTTACCGTTTGATTGCCTGCCCTATTGTAATTAACAGTTCCTGTACCGCAAGTAAATGTGCCAGTATGTGTATTGTTATTTCCAATATTCAATTGCCCTGTTGTAAAAGACAACCCACCTGCTCCACTTAGTCTTCCTGTTACACTAAGCGTATTTGTTGCTACTGCAAATGTTGTATTGGCTGTCCCCAAGCTTAAATTACCTAGAACGGTTGTTGTTGTGCCTGTTGGCGATTTACTAATAACAGAAGCACCTCCGCTTACAATTAAATTTCCATAACTAATTGTTGATAGTATAGCTTGTGTTGCCGTATTGGCCTGATAAGTAACAGTACTGGTAGCACTTAATGAAATATTGCCAACAGCAAAATTAGTTGGGAATGGCACATTCGTTGCAGAAGCCGTTGAGCCCAATCTTAATGTAGTACCCGCAGCCAAGGATAATAAGCCTGTGGCATTACCAATAAGCAGAAACGCATTTGTTTGCAAAATGCCAGTTGTAAGTGTAAGATTATTATTGATTGTAGTATTTACACCGAGACTAACGCTTCTAGATGTTGAATTAATTATAAGATTGTAATATGCGGCAATTGCAGAAGGAAGAGTTGTGTTTGCAGCTGTGTTGTTCCAATGAATCGTACCAGTACCCGGAGTAAATGTTTGATTGGTTGTGGTCCAAGAAGTTCTAATTTGTAAAGTTCCTCCATTTGTCATGTTAATGGAACTACCAGCTGTAGAAGATGAAACAGCAGTAACATTTAAAGTATTTGTTCCTGCTGCAGGCCAAACTAAAGAGCCTACGCCACCAAACCCAACATTAAGTGTTCCGTACGCTAAATTTGCTGCTCCTGCATCAAGAGTACACGTACCAACAATTCTAATGTTGTCAGCCGCAATCGGCAATGTAGTTAAATCCCATTTGCTGGGGTCGCTAAAATTTCCAGGACCGGTAAATGTTTTATTGGCAGAATACCCCACCCCTCCACTCAAGAGGCAGAGAATAAAGATAAGACAGCCGATAAAATATTTTTTGCTCATTTCTCACAAATCAAAATATAGAATTAATATGCACTACGAAGCGTATGCGTATTTGTAATTTTTGTAATACTTAGAATAATATTGTGTCTTCTTAACATTGGTTTTATTGAGAAGTAAATAAATATTAAACTTATTTTCCTCTACAATTAGGTTTGCTTGCTTTATTGCCTCTTTATTAGAAACCACAGAGCTAAGTACAAAAACATTAATATCAGAATGTTTCATTACAGATAACACCTCCGAAATTAGCCCGATAGGAGCGGTATCTAAAATTACATAATCGTAATTTTTTCTTGCGTACTCAATAATTTTTTCTGTTCTATCGCCAATCAAAAGTTCTGAGGCATTCTTAATTGGGGTAGTATTTAGCAACATATCAAATTTTCTATCGCCCTTAAGTATTGCCTTTGAAATATCAACATAATCATTGTAAACATTGGCAACTCCCTTCTCAATAGGAGTAGTAATAGAAAGCGATTTTACAATACTCGGATTGAACAAATCTAAATCTATCAATAAAACTTTCTTGTTGCTTTTAGAAATAACCTCCGCTAAATTAATTGCAGAGAATGTTTTCCCCTCTCCAATCATGTGAGAGGTAACTAAAATTACTTTTGCCTTTTTCTTCGCTGGCATAAACTCTAACGATGTTCTAATGGAGCGTAAAAAGACCGAGGCAATTGGATTCTCCTCTGCATTAACAATGGTAGTAATTTTGTTTTTATCATATTTAATCATCGGAATTTCCCCTAAAATAGGAAGTTCTGTCTTTTCCTTTAATTCATCTATTGTTTTAATACCGGAAGTAAACAACATTTTCAAATAAACAAACAGCAAACTAATTCCCAACGCAACAAGAGCAAACTTGTAAATAATAGACCATCTTGAAGGTCCAGAAGATTCAACAATATGAGCTGATTCAAACAACTTATACTCCGGAGCCATAGCTGCTTGAGAAACCAGTAATGTATTTTTTTTGTTTAGCAAATCCATATACATATTCTCGTTCATCTTCATTTGTCGCTCCAAATCCATAATACGCAACTGCGTGCTTGTATATTTTTTTTCCAAAGGAGTTATTTCTGCAATTTGGTTTTCAACAAAAGCAATCTTTGCATCGGTAGCAACCTTACTATCCTTTATGTATTTCAACAAATCACTTTTTCTATCTTCGTATCCTTTGTCAATGTGCGATATATTCTTGCTTTTATCAGTTACATCAAATAAATAATCGCGTTTGTCTTTTTGCAGTTTTTGTAATTCTGCAAAAGCGTTTGCCAAAAATGCATCTTGTTGTTCATTAAAATAAGGAGGAGGCACAGTAACATCGGCCGATGATTTTAATGTCAAATAATTTTCAATTTCATTCAAGCCTAATCTTTTTTGTTGAAGGCGACTTTTTTCCAGTGTCAAACTAGTATAAACCGAAATATATTTTTGATCTTCAATAGATTCACTTATAACTAAATTACCTTGATTGTACTTGCGCAAACTATCTGCAATCTGCTGCAACGTAATATCTGTACTCACCAAAAGTTTATCTATACCATAAACCATTTTGGTATTTCTTTCCAACTGCGTTTTAATGGTATTATTCAAATAATTTTTGGTAAGTGTATCCAAAAACGAAACAGCCCTATTCGAAAGAAAATCGTTGTAAAACACCTGTAAAACACCTAAATCTTTGGTGAGGTTCGATTTTAAAGCACTTTGGTATCTAGAAACTAATGTGTTTTTATTATGAAGTTTTACAATATACTTCTCCCCTTTTTTTAATAACGACTCTTTCCCTTTTGTTTTGTTGATATAAAGCTTAAAATCATTGGTAGAAAGTAAACTATCAAAAACACCCGCAGCTTCAATTTTGTTGGACGTACCTTGATATGATATAGAATATGAATTAGAATCTAAAATAGATAATGCTATAGGCGTTTCATAAAACGATTCGGATACAACACCGGTAGTTACTTTAAAAGGTGAATTATTAAATACTTCTTCTGATGTATTGTCTTTTAAGGTAAAATAAGAAACATCTAAGTTTAAACTATTGATGGTTTTTATAATTAAATCGGGAGAATTAATCCCTGTCATTTCCTCAGAATAATCAGCATATTCTTTTTTGTTCTCAGGGTTGTATTTTAATGATATTTGAGCAAGGGCAGTGTAGCCTTTAAAAACAAATTTCTCGAAATAATAATAACCTACACCGGCACCAAGAATCACAAATACAATTGGCACATACCAATACTCTCTAACAATAGATAGAAGTTTGCCTAAATCCTTTGAGCTTATTATCCCATCCGAATTATGCACCCGAGACCCGTTATTTTTTTTAGACACCATTAATTTTTTTCACGTAACCTTTTCAATATAAGTATTTTTGGTACTAGTTATACGTGTTTATTCTTAAAAAAAGTTACAAAATAACCCATAATTAGATTAACAACACCTCATAACCGATAAAAGTTCATTAAAAACCGACAAGATAAGGTAATTAAATTAAACAACTAACAATCAATTAGTTAACACCAAAGAATGATTATAAATAGTAAAATGAACAAATAATCTTTAGTTCAAAATTTTTTTTGAATAATAAATTTTTAATTTTACGTAGTTCAAGAACAAACATCTATAACTGAATTATTTATATGTCATCACATTCATCTACAGTTAGCCCAAAAGAAGCTTGGGGAGGCGCACAATCGCCATTTGGAGTAAGTTACGGAAAAATGTTTATGTGGTTTTTCCTTGTTTCCGATGCGTTAACATTCGGAGGACTTTTATGTGCGTATGGTTTTATGCGCCACAAATATCCCGATATTTGGCCTAATCCGGGCGATGTATTTCACCACTTTCCGTTCCTTGAAGGAGTTCATTTGCCTTTAGCTTATGTTGGTTTAATGACATTTATACTTATCATGAGTTCTGTAACTATGGTATTAGCAGTAGAAGCGGGTCATAGAAACGATAAAAAAGCTGTTACCAAATGGATGTTCCTAACTATTATTGGAGGTTTGATGTTTGTTGGCTCTCAAGCTTGGGAGTGGTATAATTTTATTGTAGGAACAGAGCATGGTGCTGTTAGAAATATTCTAGTAGATGGGGTTTGGAAAGATGTTGTTGTACATGGTGCTAACCTTACTTACAATGAGTATGGTCTTCCTGTATTTGGCGACTTCTTTTTCTTTATTACCGGATTCCACGGATTTCACGTATTCAGTGGTGTTGTAATAAATTTTATAATTTTTCTAAACGTTATTAACGGCACTTACGAGCGCAGAGGCCATTACGAAATGGTAGAAAAAGTTGGTTTGTATTGGCACTTTGTCGATTTAGTATGGGTGTTTGTATTTACATTCTTTTATTTATTGTAATCCCTTTTAGAATTTAGAGTTTATAATTTATCATTTAATACTAAAATTATATGTCGGAATTTCACGATGATTATCCAAATTATGAAGCAATGGCTCACCACAGCGAGGAAGAGGGAGCCGTAAAACGTAAAAAATTATGGAAAGTATTTTGGATTATGCTTGGCATTACAATCATAGAACTTATTATTGGTTTTATGGCAAAAGACTGGCATCTATTGGATGACAGAAATAAATCTACACTGCTATTAAAAGTATTGTTTATAGGCTTTACAATAGCAAAAGCCGCATATATTGTTCTGTCATTTATGCACTTAGGCGATGAGCGAAAAGTGTTTAAATACACTATTTTAGCACCATACTGCCTTTTTATAACCTATCTAATTTGGATAGTTACAACAGAAGG containing:
- a CDS encoding cytochrome c oxidase subunit 3, with protein sequence MSSHSSTVSPKEAWGGAQSPFGVSYGKMFMWFFLVSDALTFGGLLCAYGFMRHKYPDIWPNPGDVFHHFPFLEGVHLPLAYVGLMTFILIMSSVTMVLAVEAGHRNDKKAVTKWMFLTIIGGLMFVGSQAWEWYNFIVGTEHGAVRNILVDGVWKDVVVHGANLTYNEYGLPVFGDFFFFITGFHGFHVFSGVVINFIIFLNVINGTYERRGHYEMVEKVGLYWHFVDLVWVFVFTFFYLL
- a CDS encoding AAA family ATPase gives rise to the protein MVSKKNNGSRVHNSDGIISSKDLGKLLSIVREYWYVPIVFVILGAGVGYYYFEKFVFKGYTALAQISLKYNPENKKEYADYSEEMTGINSPDLIIKTINSLNLDVSYFTLKDNTSEEVFNNSPFKVTTGVVSESFYETPIALSILDSNSYSISYQGTSNKIEAAGVFDSLLSTNDFKLYINKTKGKESLLKKGEKYIVKLHNKNTLVSRYQSALKSNLTKDLGVLQVFYNDFLSNRAVSFLDTLTKNYLNNTIKTQLERNTKMVYGIDKLLVSTDITLQQIADSLRKYNQGNLVISESIEDQKYISVYTSLTLEKSRLQQKRLGLNEIENYLTLKSSADVTVPPPYFNEQQDAFLANAFAELQKLQKDKRDYLFDVTDKSKNISHIDKGYEDRKSDLLKYIKDSKVATDAKIAFVENQIAEITPLEKKYTSTQLRIMDLERQMKMNENMYMDLLNKKNTLLVSQAAMAPEYKLFESAHIVESSGPSRWSIIYKFALVALGISLLFVYLKMLFTSGIKTIDELKEKTELPILGEIPMIKYDKNKITTIVNAEENPIASVFLRSIRTSLEFMPAKKKAKVILVTSHMIGEGKTFSAINLAEVISKSNKKVLLIDLDLFNPSIVKSLSITTPIEKGVANVYNDYVDISKAILKGDRKFDMLLNTTPIKNASELLIGDRTEKIIEYARKNYDYVILDTAPIGLISEVLSVMKHSDINVFVLSSVVSNKEAIKQANLIVEENKFNIYLLLNKTNVKKTQYYSKYYKNYKYAYAS
- a CDS encoding PKD domain-containing protein — encoded protein: MSKKYFIGCLIFILCLLSGGVGYSANKTFTGPGNFSDPSKWDLTTLPIAADNIRIVGTCTLDAGAANLAYGTLNVGFGGVGSLVWPAAGTNTLNVTAVSSSTAGSSINMTNGGTLQIRTSWTTTNQTFTPGTGTIHWNNTAANTTLPSAIAAYYNLIINSTSRSVSLGVNTTINNNLTLTTGILQTNAFLLIGNATGLLSLAAGTTLRLGSTASATNVPFPTNFAVGNISLSATSTVTYQANTATQAILSTISYGNLIVSGGASVISKSPTGTTTTVLGNLSLGTANTTFAVATNTLSVTGRLSGAGGLSFTTGQLNIGNNNTHTGTFTCGTGTVNYNRAGNQTVRGTTYHNLIISNSGTSTIGAATIVNGNLTISGGTLASSTFQITGNATGIMSMAASTALTLGTTASATAVSFPTNFTTANISLSSTSTVTYQANTAAQVISSTPTYGNLTVSGGVTVISKSPSGALTTVTRNLVLGTANTTFAVGTNTLSITGTLSGAGRLSTTTGRINLGGNNTQTGTFTCGTGTFEYTSSGTQTVRGTTYHHLIISNAGTSTIGAATAVNGNLTISGGTLGSSTFQITGNATGIMSMAASTILTLGTTASATAVSFPTNFTTANISLNATSTVTYQSNTASQSISSTPNYGNLTVSGGTSTVTKAPTGTLTSVLGNLVLGATNTTFGITTNTLSVTGTLSGAGRLSTSTGRINLGGNNTQTGTFTCGTGTFDYNGSGAQIVRNTSYNDLIFSNAGTKTIAAGTTNIASTFTVTGTAAANATANSTSIVYNGSGAQSIAQISYHNLSVSNAGVKTLLTGTTNIAGNFSVAGSATIDATTNSSTLNFNGSVAQAISGTQTDFYNITVANGASVSLSSAQRLVNELTLSGTGLFTTNNFLTLLSSASRTAGIAALGTPANFSGDITMQRYVSGAQGYRYVSAPISNATLAGLTPEIRMDGFPGATAPGWWCNVYTYNEAASGSFSNGWTIPSDISDAMIPGKGYAIYFYSTNIPVTLDLTGTPNKGPISLPVTYNSTPHADDGWNLVSNPYPSAIDWDAGSGWTRTNIQGNTIYYWNDAAQNYATYPLGGPGINGGSNVIPSGQGFMVKASAASPVLDMTESVKTNTNPSTQFWKQNMNQPFAIQLKLTNNQNNYFDETLIRFKQGATDNNDSLFDALKIASGNPSTPYLSTETDDSVQVCINTYSDSLQYFSIPIYVKAGVNGTYTLRKTLMNLPDNKNCVVLEDLILGSKINLNNDSVYMFSLNTSVSAVKRFMLHIIPPPVTYATIAPLCFGQSNGAIVVSSSQQGIWNTTLRDSTNAIVYQNNSISQPLDTIKNLSSGSYYISSVNSNSVCGASIDTVLLVDALPLEVSETLTKASCTEIANGAVSITVGGGTIPYSYVWSNQETTSTISYLSAGNYSVIVFDSNMCRDTFNYYINADTTLTLANFSLLQDTLVLVNGQANLQLTNNSANASNYMWDFGDGFQSTDSIPLHIYNQQGNYVIRLVAYDNSGCPDTLEKIITILNQQILQTDAAHTLDELRISATNSSIVLFDVSNLFANGGTFKLTNLLGQKVIEKEFAKETSGEYMYNIPRVPTGFYMVVIETPNRIFTKKTYIE
- a CDS encoding cytochrome C oxidase subunit IV family protein, which gives rise to MSEFHDDYPNYEAMAHHSEEEGAVKRKKLWKVFWIMLGITIIELIIGFMAKDWHLLDDRNKSTLLLKVLFIGFTIAKAAYIVLSFMHLGDERKVFKYTILAPYCLFITYLIWIVTTEGTYSSSTERKSAMDQNVIDQQEMLLKGGHGEEHGATEKHTDEKEKSHEGH